TTTTTTTGTTTCACAAATATTGATGTTAAATATATTTTCATATTTTATTTGATATTACTTTCTGTTTTTAAACAACAAAAAAATTTTTTGTTGTTTAAAGTTTTTCTTTCTTCAAGTTTTTCATTTTATAATAAAAAACAGTAACCAATTTTGATTACTGTCCTTTAAATCATTGTATTATATCGTTCCATTCAATTATTTCATTCAGCTGTTTAATCTGTCTCAATCAAAATTTGAATTACCGCTTTTATTTAAACCGCGATTTATTAATTTCCAATATATCGGGTATAAATTTGACAAGAATCCCGCTTATCCCATAAAATCCGAAAACATTTCAGTTTTTTATGAACTGCTGATACATAAAAACTGTTAGTTATATCGTATTTTTTATAATGACCGGTTTGCACTATTTTCACCTGCAAATAAGTATACCTTTTTTCTTTAGCCATTTCTTTATAAGTATTATTAAGTTTTGTTTCGATGTCCATTCTCTGATATTTTTTCTTTATTTCCATTATGAAAATATCTGCACAGTCATTGTCGGTAAAATTCAGCATAATAAATCCAACTACCTCATCATCGTTAAAACATACCGAAGATGACTTGTCTTAAGAAACGATAATATATTTTCCCCTAATTTCCGGAATATCAAACCATTCAGGAAGATCATTCAAAATTTCTCTTGCAATACTTTCTTTTTGATTTTCATCTACAATTTCTTTATTATCCGTTACTATCTTCATATTTAATTCTATGGACAACAGCAAGTGGTCCTCATAAAAAAAATTACATTTTCCAATTAATTTCTTCTTTTCCAAGCTCCTTCAATATTTCATTAGCTTTTTTAAAATGTCCGCACCCGAAAAAGCCTCTACTTGCCGAAAGAGGACTCGGATGAGCAGCTTCCAAAATATAATGTCTGTCCATGTTTATAAGTCTTTTCTTACTTCTGGCATTATTTCCCCATAATACGAAAATAAGCGGTTCCTCTCTTTCGTTCAAATATTCTATTACATTATCGGTAAATATTTCCCAACCTATTTTTGAATGAGAATTTGCATTTTCAGCAATAACAGTAAGAGCGGTATTTAAAAGTAACACTCCCTGTTCAGCCCAAGGAATCAAATATCCGTTATTACTCATTTCATATCCGTATTCGGCACTGATTTCCTTGTACATATTCTGTAATGACGGCGGTAACTTTACTCCTTTTTTTACTGAAAACGCAAGTCCGTGAGCTTGATTTAACCCGTGATAAGGATCCTGCCCTAAAAGAACTATTTTACAATCCTTGTAACTTGTAAGCTTAAATGCCGTAAATATCTCATCAGCTTTAGGATATATTCTTTTAGTCCTGTACTCATTTATAAGAAACTTTCTCAACTTCTGATAATATTCCTTATCAAATTCACCCTCAAAAACTTTATCCCAGTCATTTCCTATAT
Above is a window of Leptotrichia sp. OH3620_COT-345 DNA encoding:
- a CDS encoding uracil-DNA glycosylase; its protein translation is MVNIGNDWDKVFEGEFDKEYYQKLRKFLINEYRTKRIYPKADEIFTAFKLTSYKDCKIVLLGQDPYHGLNQAHGLAFSVKKGVKLPPSLQNMYKEISAEYGYEMSNNGYLIPWAEQGVLLLNTALTVIAENANSHSKIGWEIFTDNVIEYLNEREEPLIFVLWGNNARSKKRLINMDRHYILEAAHPSPLSASRGFFGCGHFKKANEILKELGKEEINWKM